The following coding sequences lie in one Paenibacillus durus ATCC 35681 genomic window:
- a CDS encoding GntR family transcriptional regulator: protein MLPKSTTQVKRTSIREQVYLRIQEWIISGELKPGDKLKDQQLADALGTSRTPIREALLRLEEEGMVQTKANSWTQVAPVDIQQAHRLYPMIWTLEKLAVSFAQANIKPEHIRQLGAINEELERALEQENALDAQQCDARFHQVIIDLSANEELIGVLDGLKKKLRRYEVAYFNGFSGAEQSVEEHKAIIAALIDGNFAAAAENIEINWKNSFRRRFAALETNGFANVLLEDE, encoded by the coding sequence TTGCTGCCAAAATCTACAACCCAAGTCAAACGCACATCGATTCGCGAGCAGGTGTATCTGCGGATACAGGAATGGATTATCAGCGGAGAATTAAAGCCTGGCGACAAGCTGAAGGATCAGCAATTGGCGGACGCGCTGGGAACAAGCCGCACCCCTATCCGCGAAGCTTTATTGCGATTGGAAGAAGAAGGAATGGTGCAGACCAAAGCTAATAGCTGGACACAGGTGGCTCCCGTGGATATTCAGCAGGCGCACCGTCTGTATCCGATGATCTGGACACTGGAGAAGCTTGCCGTTTCTTTTGCCCAAGCGAATATTAAGCCGGAGCATATCCGGCAGCTGGGGGCAATCAATGAAGAACTGGAGCGAGCTCTTGAGCAGGAAAATGCGCTGGATGCCCAGCAATGCGACGCCCGGTTTCATCAGGTTATCATCGATTTGTCGGCCAATGAAGAGCTTATCGGCGTGCTGGACGGACTTAAGAAAAAGCTCCGGCGGTATGAGGTCGCTTATTTTAACGGCTTTTCGGGAGCGGAGCAATCAGTGGAAGAACATAAAGCAATCATCGCCGCGCTAATAGACGGGAACTTTGCCGCTGCCGCCGAAAACATTGAAATCAATTGGAAAAACAGCTTCCGGCGCCGCTTCGCCGCATTGGAAACAAACGGGTTCGCAAATGTTCTTCTGGAAGATGAATGA
- the dpaL gene encoding diaminopropionate ammonia-lyase, translating into MDIADFRYITNERVRDGNVSKTPVRFIDRERAAKVRNFHRSFAEYEPTPLHSLNALSRKLNVGGIWIKDESHRFGLNAFKVLGGSYAVGKYLAERLKLDISELDFGKLQSREIKERLGELTFVTATDGNHGRGIAWAANRLGQKSVVFMPKGSSAARLQNIRNEGAEASITELNYDDTVKMAARYAADHHGVLVQDSAWEGYEDIPVWIMQGYCTLIHEAMEQMQGEGKGCPTHVFLQAGVGSFAASVLGYFVAEFGEERPVTIIVEPSEAACFYKSAVKNDGEPHAVTGDLRTIMAGLACGEPSTVAWEILRDYADMYISCPDAVSAKAMRMLGNPLPGDPRVVSGESGAVGLGVLSLIREKQSLQEVAQRLQLNEESRVLIISTEGDTDPEGYRDIVWGGKHPSF; encoded by the coding sequence ATGGATATAGCGGATTTTCGGTATATAACCAACGAACGGGTACGCGATGGAAATGTCAGTAAAACGCCGGTGCGGTTCATTGACCGTGAACGGGCAGCCAAAGTGAGAAATTTCCACCGAAGTTTTGCCGAATATGAGCCGACGCCCCTTCACAGCCTGAACGCTTTATCGCGTAAGCTTAACGTTGGCGGTATCTGGATCAAGGACGAATCGCACCGGTTTGGACTTAACGCTTTTAAAGTGCTGGGTGGCTCCTATGCTGTCGGCAAGTACTTGGCGGAGCGGCTGAAGCTGGATATCTCGGAGCTTGATTTCGGCAAGCTGCAATCCAGGGAGATCAAAGAGCGGCTGGGAGAGCTTACATTTGTTACGGCAACAGACGGAAACCACGGCAGAGGGATCGCCTGGGCGGCCAACCGGCTGGGACAGAAATCGGTGGTGTTCATGCCCAAGGGCTCTTCAGCGGCAAGGTTGCAAAACATAAGAAATGAAGGGGCGGAAGCCTCCATTACAGAGCTGAATTATGATGATACGGTAAAAATGGCCGCCCGGTACGCTGCCGATCATCACGGAGTTCTGGTCCAGGACAGTGCGTGGGAGGGCTATGAAGACATCCCGGTCTGGATTATGCAGGGCTACTGCACGCTCATTCATGAGGCGATGGAGCAGATGCAGGGAGAAGGCAAGGGCTGTCCGACCCACGTATTTCTTCAGGCGGGTGTCGGCTCCTTCGCAGCAAGCGTGCTGGGCTATTTTGTGGCGGAATTCGGGGAGGAACGTCCGGTAACGATTATCGTGGAGCCGAGTGAAGCGGCGTGCTTCTATAAATCCGCGGTGAAAAATGACGGGGAGCCCCATGCCGTGACCGGCGATCTGCGGACGATTATGGCGGGACTCGCCTGCGGGGAGCCCAGCACGGTCGCCTGGGAGATTTTAAGGGATTATGCCGATATGTATATTTCCTGTCCGGATGCGGTGTCGGCCAAAGCCATGCGAATGCTCGGCAATCCTTTGCCCGGCGACCCCCGGGTCGTTTCCGGCGAATCCGGCGCCGTGGGATTGGGCGTTCTGAGCCTGATTCGGGAGAAGCAATCTTTGCAGGAAGTAGCCCAGCGGCTGCAATTGAACGAGGAATCGAGAGTGCTCATCATAAGCACAGAAGGTGATACGGACCCGGAGGGGTACAGGGATATCGTATGGGGCGGCAAGCATCCTTCTTTTTAA
- a CDS encoding Zn-dependent hydrolase has protein sequence MTFSSLNLSIHADQLLGHIQQLGQIGRDPGGQLTRLAASDNDKRGRDALIAWIKEAGLEAAVDRIGNIFGIWRVPGQDYQAPVLIGSHIDTVINAGVYDGCYGVLAGLEVIRTLREAGFTPSRPIAVTAFTNEEGVRYAPDMMGSLVYAGGLRATEALASVGTDGSVLGEELARIGYAGTEEPGFMMPHAYVELHIEQGPVLESMDIPIGAVENLQGISWQRVTIEGVANHAGTTPISMRKDAGHAAARVITFLRDRAIRSQTPAVATVGCIRFEPDAINVIPSRATFTVDLRNPDEQSLQAEEAALAEYLTELAAAEGLTITTERMARFEPVIFDAAIVGLVEAAAKQRGLTSRRITSGAGHDAQMMARICPAAMIFVPSIGGISHNPQEYTPGADLVAGANVLLDVIVDLAR, from the coding sequence ATGACATTCAGCAGTTTGAACTTATCTATACATGCCGACCAATTGCTGGGACATATTCAGCAGCTTGGGCAAATCGGTCGTGACCCAGGCGGCCAGTTGACCAGATTGGCGGCTTCGGATAACGACAAGCGTGGCCGTGACGCGCTGATCGCATGGATTAAAGAGGCCGGCCTGGAGGCGGCGGTTGACCGCATCGGCAACATCTTTGGCATCTGGCGTGTTCCAGGCCAAGATTATCAAGCGCCGGTCCTGATTGGCTCGCATATTGATACCGTCATCAATGCAGGCGTGTACGACGGCTGTTATGGTGTTCTTGCCGGTCTTGAGGTCATTCGGACGCTGCGGGAGGCCGGATTCACCCCTTCCCGTCCTATCGCAGTCACGGCATTCACGAACGAGGAAGGCGTGCGCTATGCCCCCGATATGATGGGTTCGCTTGTGTATGCGGGCGGGCTGCGGGCCACGGAGGCCTTGGCCTCCGTGGGAACGGACGGAAGCGTACTTGGCGAGGAACTGGCTCGTATCGGCTATGCAGGTACAGAGGAGCCGGGCTTCATGATGCCTCATGCTTATGTGGAGCTTCACATTGAACAAGGGCCTGTGCTGGAAAGTATGGACATTCCAATCGGCGCGGTCGAGAATCTTCAGGGGATTTCCTGGCAGCGGGTCACTATTGAGGGTGTCGCCAACCATGCGGGTACGACTCCGATATCGATGCGCAAAGATGCGGGACATGCGGCAGCCCGTGTCATTACATTTTTGCGCGACCGTGCGATCCGTTCGCAGACGCCTGCCGTGGCGACAGTCGGCTGCATCCGCTTTGAGCCTGATGCGATCAATGTCATCCCTTCAAGGGCCACTTTTACTGTTGACCTGCGCAATCCGGACGAGCAGAGTTTACAGGCTGAAGAGGCGGCGCTTGCCGAATACCTCACTGAACTTGCCGCTGCCGAAGGGTTGACCATTACCACAGAGCGTATGGCCCGTTTTGAGCCGGTCATTTTCGACGCCGCTATTGTCGGGCTGGTGGAAGCCGCCGCCAAGCAGCGCGGTCTGACCTCAAGACGGATAACATCCGGCGCTGGTCATGACGCCCAGATGATGGCCCGCATATGTCCGGCAGCGATGATCTTTGTTCCGAGCATCGGCGGCATCAGTCATAACCCGCAGGAGTACACGCCGGGGGCCGACCTGGTTGCCGGAGCCAACGTGCTGCTTGACGTTATAGTGGACCTTGCCCGGTAA
- a CDS encoding M20 aminoacylase family protein → MDHPSFEQQLTRWRHDLHRIPETAFEEIKTSEYIAQALTVMGLEVHTGIGGTGVVASLKCGTGAGIIGIRADMDALNFTEKEERPYASQNKGKMHACGHDGHMAALLGAAKLLTEKRNFNGTVRFVFQPAEEPGKGALAMIGDGLLERFPMDEIYGLHNMPGMPEGTITTRVGGIMACEDNFVIRITGQGAHAARPHMSIDPLVIAAEIILALQTIVSRNLDPSVPAVISCTEIHTDGIRNAIPTHVEIKGDTRSYAPEVQKMLEERMRAIAEGICAMHGAECQFEYTHEFAPTVNWKECVDVAVKAALNVAGEAKVDANAQQVMVSEDFSAFLQNIPGCFVFIGNGDASDAKGHIPLHNPAYDFNDNILKVGAEYFAELVRIRLPL, encoded by the coding sequence TTGGATCATCCAAGCTTCGAACAACAGCTCACCCGATGGAGACATGATCTCCATAGGATTCCCGAAACGGCTTTTGAAGAGATCAAGACGTCCGAATATATCGCCCAGGCGTTAACCGTGATGGGGCTCGAGGTCCATACCGGCATTGGCGGTACGGGGGTCGTTGCCAGCCTCAAATGCGGAACCGGCGCGGGGATTATCGGAATTCGGGCGGACATGGACGCGCTTAACTTTACAGAGAAAGAGGAGCGCCCCTATGCTTCCCAAAATAAAGGTAAAATGCATGCCTGCGGTCATGACGGACATATGGCCGCCCTGCTGGGCGCGGCGAAATTGTTGACCGAAAAAAGAAACTTCAACGGCACCGTCCGGTTTGTCTTTCAACCGGCGGAGGAGCCGGGCAAAGGTGCGCTGGCGATGATCGGGGATGGGCTGCTGGAGCGCTTTCCGATGGATGAAATTTACGGGCTGCATAATATGCCCGGCATGCCTGAAGGGACGATTACCACCCGTGTGGGCGGAATTATGGCCTGTGAGGATAACTTTGTCATTCGGATCACAGGGCAAGGCGCCCATGCCGCCCGGCCGCATATGAGCATAGACCCTCTGGTGATCGCCGCCGAGATTATTCTCGCGCTGCAGACGATTGTGTCCCGTAATTTGGACCCGAGTGTTCCTGCGGTAATCTCCTGTACGGAGATCCATACGGACGGCATCCGGAATGCGATTCCGACCCATGTGGAGATCAAGGGAGATACCCGCAGCTACGCGCCCGAGGTGCAAAAAATGCTGGAAGAACGAATGCGGGCCATAGCCGAGGGGATATGCGCGATGCATGGCGCGGAATGCCAATTTGAATATACCCACGAATTTGCGCCGACGGTGAACTGGAAGGAATGCGTGGATGTCGCCGTGAAGGCGGCTTTGAATGTGGCCGGGGAAGCCAAGGTCGACGCCAACGCGCAGCAGGTGATGGTTTCAGAGGATTTTTCCGCATTTTTGCAAAATATCCCGGGCTGCTTCGTCTTCATTGGAAACGGTGACGCATCGGATGCAAAGGGCCATATCCCGCTTCACAACCCGGCTTATGATTTTAATGACAATATTTTGAAAGTTGGGGCTGAATATTTCGCAGAATTAGTAAGAATCCGGCTGCCATTGTAG
- a CDS encoding SAM-dependent methyltransferase → MSLEENRLDLSRIVFIGRTYEEYMTMFGLSEKELKGRTVLDCPGGACAFTARANALGAQAVSADIAYYYPPLSLEEKGLEDIRHAMDQMEKARAGFKWDYFSSVAELRAHRSRALEECIADLKRYPDRYVPAVLPVLPFEDERFDLTLSAHFLFMYGDRLDYDFHLKSLRELLRVTRNELRIYPLVGLSGERYGKMDDLLAQIAEDGCTAEEVQVPYEFQKGTGRMLRIIKG, encoded by the coding sequence ATGAGCCTGGAAGAGAACAGACTGGATTTAAGCCGCATTGTGTTTATCGGAAGAACCTACGAGGAGTATATGACGATGTTCGGCCTATCCGAAAAGGAACTGAAAGGACGGACCGTCCTGGATTGTCCGGGCGGCGCATGCGCGTTCACGGCGCGGGCAAATGCCCTTGGAGCGCAGGCAGTGTCGGCCGATATTGCCTATTATTATCCGCCCCTGTCCCTTGAAGAGAAAGGACTTGAGGATATCCGGCATGCCATGGACCAAATGGAAAAAGCGCGGGCCGGATTCAAGTGGGACTATTTCTCCTCCGTCGCGGAGTTAAGGGCCCATAGAAGCCGAGCTCTAGAGGAGTGCATCGCCGACCTTAAGCGTTACCCTGACCGTTATGTTCCGGCGGTGCTGCCGGTACTGCCGTTTGAAGACGAACGGTTCGATCTGACGCTGTCCGCGCATTTTTTGTTCATGTACGGCGACCGGCTTGATTATGACTTTCACCTGAAGTCGCTGCGTGAGCTGTTGCGTGTGACCCGAAACGAGCTGCGCATTTATCCGCTGGTCGGTCTATCGGGTGAACGGTACGGAAAAATGGACGACCTGCTTGCGCAAATCGCAGAGGACGGCTGCACGGCCGAGGAAGTACAGGTCCCCTATGAGTTTCAAAAAGGAACGGGCCGCATGCTGAGAATTATTAAGGGCTGA
- a CDS encoding L,D-transpeptidase family protein produces MKNNMGEVHRGRGWRTTLSLMLALVLLCTGIFAGEANAAGTQMLVINKKVNKLAFFDGGKLVKVFPVATGREKSLTPEGRFKIFNKIKNRPYYKDHIPGGDPANPLGDRWLGLDAYGTRGTTYAIHGNNRESSIGKYVSAGCIRMHNDDIHWLFPQVKRNTTVVITSSALDMESIARKNGYVLGTNTFAGTIDVNGVTTKLSQPFILENSRVYVPLRETASVLGAQLGLNSTGALTIRMGSRTASHKPLADYATVNGAKVAMLASCNESGTLMIPLSSVPLLFGVQIKWTGSSGTVTIL; encoded by the coding sequence ATGAAAAATAACATGGGAGAGGTTCATAGGGGAAGGGGCTGGCGGACAACGCTCAGTCTGATGCTTGCGCTTGTTCTGCTGTGTACCGGCATCTTTGCGGGAGAGGCGAATGCGGCTGGCACCCAAATGCTCGTGATTAACAAAAAGGTCAACAAGCTGGCCTTCTTCGATGGCGGTAAGCTGGTTAAAGTATTCCCGGTGGCTACCGGCAGGGAGAAGAGCTTGACTCCGGAAGGACGTTTCAAGATTTTCAATAAAATCAAAAACCGGCCTTATTACAAAGATCATATTCCCGGCGGCGATCCCGCCAATCCGCTTGGCGACCGCTGGCTCGGGCTGGATGCGTACGGCACAAGAGGAACGACTTACGCGATTCACGGCAATAACAGGGAGTCTTCGATCGGCAAGTATGTAAGCGCCGGATGCATCCGGATGCATAACGACGACATCCATTGGCTGTTTCCGCAGGTGAAAAGAAATACGACAGTGGTCATCACCTCTTCGGCGCTTGACATGGAGAGCATTGCGCGGAAAAACGGCTATGTTCTGGGGACGAATACATTTGCCGGAACGATAGATGTGAATGGCGTGACGACGAAGCTGAGCCAGCCCTTCATCCTGGAGAATTCCCGCGTATATGTTCCGCTGAGAGAGACCGCATCCGTGCTCGGCGCACAGCTGGGACTCAATTCCACAGGAGCGCTGACGATCAGGATGGGCAGCCGCACGGCGTCGCACAAACCGCTGGCTGATTACGCCACCGTGAACGGGGCGAAGGTTGCCATGCTGGCGTCGTGCAATGAGAGCGGAACCCTGATGATTCCGCTCAGCAGCGTTCCGCTGTTGTTCGGTGTTCAAATCAAGTGGACCGGGTCGAGCGGCACTGTTACGATTTTATAG
- a CDS encoding adenosylhomocysteinase, whose product MKSVIDNASLAEIGATRMHWFRSNMPIIHSLNEQFKKEKPFLDKTIAICMHIEPKTAYWIEGILEGGAKHVYLVGCIGTTKPDTAAYLASLKGITVYGKESDTLDEHKAYLAQVMTHKIDLFLDNGASLILAHQKAQTDWKPLGANEETRTGRLLIEKAKLQSDYPIIVIDDSPLKKLLENAIGVGQSVVDGFMRATSLLVGGKKILVVGYGYVGSGIAQKFKGLGATTLVYDIKPVYRLKAKVDGHLVGELEDLIPQADVIITVTGQFDIITEQHIPLFKEGVILANSGHFGFEINVESLRKVADKVIKVKNGIEQFMFKERNVFLLENASPLNLSAGDGNPIEIMDLGLGLQSACAYRIVTDSTKLTNGLQTVPQDIDEKISTISLKLTQ is encoded by the coding sequence ATGAAATCTGTTATTGATAATGCTAGTTTAGCTGAAATTGGTGCTACAAGAATGCATTGGTTTCGTTCAAATATGCCAATTATTCATTCATTAAATGAACAATTTAAAAAGGAAAAACCTTTCTTGGATAAGACGATTGCAATTTGTATGCATATTGAACCAAAAACAGCGTATTGGATTGAAGGAATATTAGAAGGGGGAGCCAAGCATGTTTATCTAGTAGGTTGTATTGGAACAACTAAACCTGATACTGCTGCATACTTAGCTTCTCTTAAAGGTATCACAGTTTATGGTAAAGAAAGTGATACACTTGATGAACACAAAGCATATTTGGCTCAAGTAATGACACATAAAATTGATCTGTTTTTAGATAATGGCGCTAGTTTAATTTTGGCACATCAGAAAGCACAAACCGACTGGAAACCTCTAGGAGCCAATGAAGAGACACGTACTGGAAGATTGTTAATTGAAAAAGCTAAGTTGCAATCCGACTATCCGATTATTGTTATTGATGATTCTCCTTTAAAGAAACTCTTAGAAAATGCAATTGGCGTCGGTCAATCAGTCGTTGATGGTTTCATGAGAGCTACCAGTTTACTGGTTGGCGGGAAGAAAATTCTGGTTGTTGGCTATGGCTATGTTGGTAGCGGTATTGCTCAAAAGTTTAAAGGTTTAGGTGCTACAACGTTAGTATATGATATTAAACCTGTCTACCGCTTGAAGGCTAAAGTCGATGGGCATCTTGTTGGTGAACTTGAAGATTTAATTCCTCAAGCAGACGTTATTATTACGGTTACAGGTCAATTTGATATTATTACTGAACAACATATTCCTTTATTTAAAGAAGGAGTTATTTTAGCAAACTCTGGTCATTTTGGATTTGAAATTAATGTAGAAAGCTTGCGAAAAGTTGCTGATAAAGTAATTAAAGTAAAAAATGGCATTGAACAATTTATGTTTAAGGAAAGGAATGTATTTTTATTAGAAAATGCTAGTCCTTTAAATTTGTCAGCTGGAGATGGAAATCCAATCGAAATTATGGACCTTGGACTTGGTCTTCAAAGTGCATGTGCATATCGGATAGTTACAGATTCAACTAAATTAACAAATGGTCTTCAAACAGTTCCGCAAGATATAGACGAAAAGATTAGTACAATATCATTAAAATTAACACAGTAA
- a CDS encoding Crp/Fnr family transcriptional regulator: MRIETSKKLIQEYLQHFQIEDMFPQSVLTHLELHFYEAREYVTIVDESPEFFRICMDGKMKIIPSSEEGRVVLLDYLYPLSLIGDIELFCHCKNLHSVMAVTPTVTLSIPKQIFYKEMMRDQFLLFLCENLSKKLYVSSMNYSRAMLYSVKSRFCHYILQLSDEIEYNTISLKIGETAQYLGITERHLHRIIKEYEKKGIIKQIYQRVSILNRNLLEIESSYK; this comes from the coding sequence ATGCGTATAGAAACATCAAAGAAATTGATACAAGAATATCTTCAACACTTTCAAATTGAAGATATGTTTCCACAATCGGTATTAACGCACCTTGAGCTTCATTTTTATGAGGCAAGAGAATATGTAACGATTGTCGATGAATCACCTGAATTTTTTAGGATCTGTATGGATGGTAAAATGAAGATTATTCCATCATCAGAAGAAGGGAGAGTAGTTTTACTGGATTATCTTTACCCATTAAGTTTGATAGGTGATATTGAATTATTTTGCCACTGTAAAAATCTTCATAGTGTGATGGCGGTTACACCTACAGTAACGCTATCGATACCAAAGCAAATATTTTATAAAGAAATGATGAGAGATCAATTCTTACTATTTCTCTGTGAAAATTTATCTAAAAAGTTATATGTATCTTCAATGAATTATTCGAGAGCGATGTTATATTCAGTTAAGAGCCGGTTTTGTCACTATATTTTACAATTATCTGATGAAATAGAATATAATACTATATCATTAAAAATTGGTGAAACTGCTCAGTATCTTGGAATAACTGAAAGACATTTACATCGGATTATAAAAGAATATGAAAAAAAGGGGATTATTAAGCAAATATATCAACGTGTTAGTATTTTGAATAGAAATCTTTTAGAAATAGAAAGTTCATATAAGTAA
- a CDS encoding RDD family protein, whose translation MDERNAGFWIRLGAQLLDGLILAIPAAIIYFFITGGERGSASERDVVKNILTIGYTVLVPVFWNGRTIGKRICKIRIQKLDGTSPGIGTMIIRNGLCSLLYSYTYGIAILISIVMVVVRKDKRAIHDFAAGTEVVYDDPWAIENQA comes from the coding sequence TTGGACGAAAGGAACGCAGGCTTTTGGATTAGACTTGGCGCCCAATTGTTGGACGGTCTCATTTTGGCGATTCCGGCAGCGATTATCTACTTTTTCATAACGGGAGGAGAGAGAGGGAGTGCATCGGAGCGGGATGTTGTAAAAAACATCCTGACTATTGGCTACACTGTGTTGGTTCCGGTGTTCTGGAATGGCCGCACAATCGGCAAAAGAATATGCAAAATCCGCATTCAAAAGTTGGACGGAACTTCTCCCGGAATTGGAACGATGATTATACGGAATGGGCTGTGCTCCCTGCTGTATAGTTACACTTACGGGATTGCCATTTTGATCAGCATCGTGATGGTGGTTGTCCGAAAGGATAAAAGGGCGATTCACGATTTTGCCGCCGGTACGGAAGTCGTGTATGACGATCCTTGGGCGATAGAGAATCAGGCCTGA
- a CDS encoding Gfo/Idh/MocA family protein, with the protein MEQNKYSLVIVGFGGMGSYHVQLIEPCERLAVTGVYDVVDYRMELGAAKGFKAYDSLEAVLSDETVDVVLIATPNDVHKDIAIRALTAGKHVVCEKPVTVNSADLRDILEVAKETNRVFMVHQNRRWDEDFLIIQDLIDKKKIGEVFHLESRVQGANGIPGDWRQLKTYGGGMLLDWGVHLLDQLLLLTGSKIDSVTAELSTILDTEVDDGFTSFIRFKDGLTAVIEVGTTNFIKLPRWYVKGTEGTAIIRDWDLSGEIVVNNPDVAKVEPKPIQAGQGLTKTMAPPSEESTLRLPIEKIQSTKQSFYDNFVSVIEGKSEPLVKNEEVHRVLRLIETIFEAAEKRAVLKDLEL; encoded by the coding sequence ATGGAACAGAACAAGTACAGTCTTGTCATCGTCGGCTTCGGGGGGATGGGCAGCTATCATGTGCAGTTAATCGAACCGTGCGAGCGGCTGGCGGTAACCGGTGTTTATGATGTGGTCGACTACCGGATGGAGCTCGGGGCAGCCAAGGGTTTTAAAGCTTATGACAGTCTGGAAGCGGTTTTATCTGATGAAACGGTAGATGTTGTGTTGATTGCGACGCCTAACGATGTACATAAGGATATTGCGATCCGGGCGCTTACGGCAGGCAAGCATGTGGTTTGCGAGAAGCCGGTGACCGTAAACAGTGCGGACCTGCGTGATATTTTGGAAGTGGCAAAAGAAACGAACCGCGTCTTTATGGTGCACCAGAACCGGCGCTGGGACGAGGATTTCCTTATTATCCAGGACCTGATCGACAAGAAAAAAATCGGCGAGGTGTTCCATCTGGAGTCCCGCGTGCAGGGAGCCAACGGTATTCCCGGCGACTGGCGCCAGCTCAAGACGTACGGCGGCGGCATGCTGCTGGATTGGGGCGTTCATCTGCTCGATCAGCTCCTGCTGCTCACCGGAAGCAAGATCGACAGCGTCACAGCCGAATTAAGCACGATTCTCGACACCGAGGTGGATGACGGATTCACCAGCTTTATCCGGTTCAAAGACGGTCTGACTGCTGTGATCGAGGTCGGAACAACCAACTTCATCAAGCTGCCCCGCTGGTATGTGAAGGGTACGGAAGGAACCGCCATTATCCGCGATTGGGATCTCAGCGGGGAGATCGTTGTCAACAATCCGGATGTCGCCAAGGTCGAACCGAAGCCGATCCAGGCAGGGCAAGGGCTTACCAAGACGATGGCGCCGCCTTCGGAGGAATCTACTTTGCGCTTGCCGATCGAGAAGATTCAGAGCACGAAGCAGAGCTTCTATGATAACTTTGTCTCCGTGATCGAGGGCAAGAGCGAGCCTCTGGTCAAGAACGAGGAGGTTCACCGTGTGCTGCGGTTGATCGAGACGATTTTTGAAGCGGCGGAGAAACGGGCCGTTCTTAAAGACCTGGAGCTTTAA